In Candidatus Roseilinea sp., one DNA window encodes the following:
- a CDS encoding ABC transporter permease, producing MMKSFFRSTSPFKPSPFRMAISYLILGGWALIILFPLYWLFITAFKLPAAVNNGPFYLPFVDFQPSLHAWEYVLGEVGNDTIRLFTNTVGVSLISATLALVIGSSAAYALTRFQFHPKVGTIFVFIGCVLLAIGLIVLGMPWMLAIAVAIALFVISLLTIARRFERALGNSDIAFWLISQRIMPPVAVVIPIYIVFQQLRLLDTWIALIITYVATNLPIVVWLMRDYFASIPYELEESAQIDGASRFRIFNQIVLPLSVPGLVATFLFVLVFCWNEYLLALFLTNARAQTMPLAVVAQNATRGPQWWYMSVLVLIMIVPVIAMAIALERYIARGLLVGAVKG from the coding sequence ATGATGAAATCGTTCTTCCGCAGCACCTCGCCCTTCAAGCCCTCGCCGTTCCGAATGGCGATCTCGTATCTCATCCTCGGCGGGTGGGCGCTCATCATCTTGTTCCCGCTGTATTGGTTGTTCATCACGGCATTTAAGCTGCCGGCGGCGGTCAACAACGGGCCGTTTTACTTGCCGTTCGTGGATTTCCAACCCTCGCTGCACGCCTGGGAGTATGTGCTGGGCGAAGTGGGCAACGACACGATCCGGCTATTCACCAATACAGTGGGCGTATCGCTGATCAGCGCGACGTTGGCACTGGTGATCGGCTCCAGCGCGGCCTACGCGCTCACCCGCTTCCAGTTCCACCCCAAAGTCGGCACGATCTTCGTCTTCATCGGCTGCGTCCTGCTGGCCATCGGGCTCATCGTGCTGGGCATGCCCTGGATGCTGGCCATCGCTGTGGCCATTGCCCTATTCGTCATCAGCCTACTCACCATCGCCCGGCGCTTCGAGCGCGCGCTGGGCAACAGCGACATCGCCTTCTGGCTGATCTCGCAGCGCATCATGCCGCCGGTGGCGGTCGTCATCCCCATCTACATCGTCTTCCAGCAGTTGCGCCTGCTGGACACGTGGATCGCGCTGATCATCACCTACGTCGCCACAAATCTGCCGATCGTGGTGTGGTTGATGCGCGACTATTTTGCCAGCATCCCCTACGAGCTGGAGGAGAGCGCGCAGATTGACGGTGCGTCGCGCTTCCGCATCTTCAACCAGATCGTGTTACCACTGTCTGTGCCCGGCTTGGTGGCCACTTTCCTCTTCGTGCTGGTGTTCTGTTGGAACGAATATCTGCTGGCGCTCTTTCTGACCAATGCCCGCGCGCAGACCATGCCGTTGGCGGTTGTGGCGCAGAACGCCACGCGCGGCCCGCAGTGGTGGTACATGTCGGTGTTGGTGCTGATCATGATCGTGCCGGTGATCGCCATGGCCATCGCGCTGGAGCGCTACATCGCGCGCGGGTTGCTGGTGGGCGCGGTGAAGGGATAA
- a CDS encoding sugar ABC transporter substrate-binding protein — MNLKKFASLAALGTIVLAACAAPPAAAPAQPAQPAQPAQPTEPAKKFAGITVNAITFSGPQIAEPMQRRGKEFSEMTGATINVVTVPFADLYQKILNDFATGTNSFDVIVFAPQWMGDYIEPGYLEDLTDRVKADPDIQWEDIGLFFRDFSATYNGRIYTIPLDGDFQMVYYRTDIAKELGLQPPKTWDDYIAFAKAVSEKKLTTDDGKPVYGSCIAKKKAAQSYWMVTSVASAFIQSQGTGQGAFFDLETFKPLYNNEAFARALEIYKETTQYGPPDEINLDVGDTRGLWTAGQCALTIDWGDIGTLAIEEGSKAKDKTGAVILPGSKQVLDRKTGKLVDCTPELCPHAIDGVNHAPFAAFGGWSGAINKASKPEVKDAAFAYLSYMNQPAQSNVDVTIGKTGFNPYRISQFKNLDNWIKAGMSEQAAKDYLGAIEASLNSPNMVLDLRIPQNQYYQGIVLDGAIAKFLAGEQDIAATMKEIEDGWEQKTEELGRDKQLAVYKATLGVQK; from the coding sequence ATGAACCTGAAGAAGTTCGCAAGCCTCGCAGCGCTCGGCACCATCGTCTTGGCCGCCTGTGCTGCGCCCCCCGCTGCTGCGCCCGCGCAACCGGCGCAACCGGCGCAACCGGCCCAGCCCACCGAGCCGGCCAAGAAGTTCGCCGGCATCACCGTCAACGCCATCACATTCTCCGGTCCGCAGATCGCCGAGCCGATGCAGCGGCGCGGCAAGGAGTTCAGCGAGATGACCGGCGCGACGATCAACGTCGTGACCGTGCCGTTCGCCGACCTGTATCAAAAGATCCTCAACGACTTCGCCACCGGCACCAACAGCTTCGATGTGATCGTGTTTGCCCCGCAGTGGATGGGCGACTACATCGAGCCCGGCTATCTAGAGGACCTGACCGACCGCGTGAAGGCCGACCCGGACATCCAGTGGGAGGACATCGGCCTGTTCTTCCGCGACTTCTCGGCCACCTACAACGGCCGCATCTACACCATCCCGCTGGACGGTGACTTCCAGATGGTGTATTACCGCACGGACATCGCCAAGGAACTCGGCCTGCAACCGCCGAAGACCTGGGACGACTACATCGCCTTCGCCAAGGCCGTGAGTGAGAAGAAGCTGACGACCGACGACGGCAAGCCGGTCTATGGCTCGTGCATTGCCAAGAAGAAAGCCGCCCAGTCCTACTGGATGGTCACCTCGGTCGCCTCGGCCTTCATCCAGAGCCAGGGCACCGGCCAGGGCGCATTCTTCGACCTGGAAACCTTCAAGCCGCTCTACAACAACGAAGCCTTCGCCCGCGCGCTGGAGATCTACAAGGAGACCACGCAATACGGCCCGCCCGACGAGATCAACCTGGACGTGGGTGACACGCGCGGCCTGTGGACGGCCGGCCAGTGCGCGCTGACCATTGACTGGGGCGACATCGGCACGCTGGCCATCGAGGAAGGCAGCAAGGCCAAGGACAAGACCGGCGCGGTGATCCTGCCCGGCAGCAAGCAGGTGCTCGACCGCAAGACCGGCAAGTTGGTGGACTGCACGCCGGAGCTGTGCCCGCACGCGATTGACGGCGTGAACCATGCGCCGTTCGCCGCGTTCGGCGGCTGGTCGGGCGCCATCAACAAGGCCAGCAAACCCGAAGTGAAGGACGCGGCGTTCGCCTACCTCTCGTACATGAACCAGCCCGCGCAGAGCAACGTGGACGTGACGATCGGCAAGACCGGCTTCAACCCGTATCGCATCTCGCAGTTCAAGAACCTCGACAACTGGATCAAAGCCGGCATGAGCGAGCAAGCGGCCAAGGACTACCTCGGCGCAATCGAGGCCAGCCTGAACAGCCCGAACATGGTGCTCGACCTGCGCATTCCGCAGAACCAGTACTATCAGGGCATCGTGCTGGATGGCGCCATCGCCAAGTTCCTGGCCGGTGAGCAGGACATCGCCGCTACGATGAAGGAGATCGAGGACGGCTGGGAGCAGAAGACCGAGGAGCTGGGTCGCGATAAGCAGCTCGCCGTCTACAAGGCCACGCTGGGCGTGCAGAAGTGA
- a CDS encoding xylulokinase translates to MAYILAHDLGTSANKASLFDETGTLLAGHSESYSVSYPQPGWAEQDPDDWWRAVCAATRALLAKTRIAPRDIAVVTFSGQMMGVIALDDARRPLRPAIIWADQRATDEAAVIAERCGEDAIYRRTGHRISPAYTAAKMLWIKRHQPDVFARARYFVMAKDYAVMRLTDAIVTDYSDASGSNLFDLEAQTWCADFLDALELDAALLPRLAPSSAIVGQVTRVAAEETGLAPGTPVVIGGGDGACATVGAGSVDDGDAYCVLGTSSWIAFTSSRPLLDPERRTFTFHHLLPRHYIPMGTMQSAGGAREWLVRAMGELPDEAITRVEPGCRGLIFLPYLIGERSPWWNPKARAAFVGLTMSHGPAEMHRAVLEGVAFNLKLILDALSAHRPLRTLRLIGGGARSVVWQRILADVLGLPLEIPALLAEATSWGAAVAGGVGAEVYGDWRIAKARTRIAAVIEPDVTNVARYAEICASFTQTYHALAPLAVQTSSNP, encoded by the coding sequence ATGGCTTACATCCTGGCACACGACTTGGGCACCTCCGCCAACAAAGCGAGCCTGTTCGACGAAACGGGGACACTGCTAGCCGGCCACAGCGAAAGCTATTCGGTGAGTTATCCTCAGCCCGGCTGGGCCGAGCAAGACCCCGACGATTGGTGGCGCGCGGTATGCGCTGCCACGCGCGCCCTGCTGGCGAAGACCCGGATCGCCCCGCGTGACATCGCCGTCGTCACCTTCAGCGGGCAGATGATGGGCGTGATCGCGTTGGACGACGCGCGCCGGCCACTCCGGCCGGCCATCATCTGGGCCGATCAGCGCGCCACCGACGAGGCCGCCGTGATCGCCGAACGTTGCGGCGAGGATGCAATTTATCGCCGCACCGGCCATCGCATTAGCCCTGCCTATACCGCAGCCAAGATGTTGTGGATCAAGCGGCACCAGCCGGACGTTTTCGCCCGCGCGCGGTATTTCGTCATGGCCAAAGATTACGCCGTCATGCGCCTGACCGACGCGATCGTCACCGATTACTCCGACGCGTCCGGGAGCAACCTGTTCGACTTGGAAGCGCAAACGTGGTGCGCCGACTTCCTCGACGCGCTTGAACTCGATGCGGCGCTTCTGCCACGGCTGGCGCCGTCCAGCGCAATCGTCGGCCAGGTGACGCGTGTAGCAGCGGAGGAGACCGGCCTGGCGCCCGGCACGCCGGTGGTGATCGGCGGCGGCGATGGCGCTTGTGCGACGGTGGGCGCGGGTTCGGTGGACGACGGCGATGCTTACTGCGTGCTGGGCACTTCTTCTTGGATTGCATTTACTTCGTCGCGGCCGCTGCTCGACCCTGAGCGGCGCACGTTCACTTTTCATCATCTGCTGCCGCGGCACTACATCCCGATGGGCACGATGCAATCGGCCGGCGGTGCGCGTGAGTGGCTGGTGCGGGCGATGGGCGAGCTGCCGGACGAGGCGATCACGCGCGTCGAGCCGGGTTGCCGGGGGCTGATCTTCCTGCCCTACCTGATCGGCGAGCGCAGCCCGTGGTGGAATCCGAAGGCGCGGGCCGCGTTCGTCGGTTTGACGATGAGCCATGGTCCAGCGGAGATGCACCGGGCTGTGCTGGAGGGTGTGGCTTTCAACCTTAAATTGATCCTGGACGCGCTGAGCGCCCACCGGCCGCTGCGCACCTTGCGGCTGATCGGCGGTGGTGCGCGTAGCGTCGTTTGGCAACGCATCCTGGCCGATGTGCTTGGGCTGCCGCTGGAGATTCCAGCGCTGCTGGCCGAGGCGACGTCATGGGGCGCGGCGGTGGCCGGAGGCGTCGGCGCCGAGGTGTATGGCGATTGGCGTATCGCGAAGGCGCGAACACGCATCGCGGCGGTGATTGAGCCTGACGTCACGAACGTCGCGCGCTATGCCGAAATCTGTGCGTCCTTCACACAGACTTATCATGCGCTCGCCCCACTCGCAGTTCAAACATCGAGCAATCCTTAG
- a CDS encoding 2-oxoglutarate synthase produces the protein MSYTSEQLARRNRSFWTPVQAVGALVQFLTFVASLILVIRFLTTGQGYEVTTVVNVAKVLMLYFMTVTGMAWEDEVFGRMFMAKEFFWEDAGNLLSLTGNTAYLVALFAGAEPRTQMLVMCFALATYVVNFAQFALRGMRSARQKRAQAMAPAAGGR, from the coding sequence ATGAGCTACACCTCTGAACAGCTGGCGCGCCGCAACCGGTCGTTCTGGACGCCGGTACAGGCGGTTGGCGCGCTGGTGCAGTTCCTCACCTTCGTCGCCAGCCTGATCCTGGTGATCCGCTTTCTGACCACCGGCCAGGGCTACGAAGTCACGACCGTGGTGAACGTGGCCAAGGTGCTGATGCTGTACTTCATGACCGTCACCGGCATGGCCTGGGAGGACGAAGTGTTCGGCCGGATGTTCATGGCGAAGGAGTTCTTCTGGGAGGACGCCGGCAACTTGCTTTCGTTGACCGGCAACACCGCCTACCTGGTTGCCCTGTTCGCCGGCGCAGAGCCTCGGACGCAAATGCTGGTGATGTGCTTCGCGCTGGCGACCTACGTCGTCAACTTTGCCCAGTTCGCCCTGCGCGGCATGCGCTCGGCCCGGCAAAAGCGCGCCCAGGCCATGGCGCCCGCCGCCGGCGGGAGATGA
- the bchI gene encoding magnesium-chelatase 38 kDa subunit: MAIATQAARAHSASRNGAGAHPTAVNYPFTAIVGQEEMKLCLLLNVIDPRIGGVMIMGHRGTGKSTAVRALADVLPRITRVKGDPFNRTPEEVARDALPIAGAAERNGASPASRQPRDSRLRTERIPVPVVDLPLGATEDRVCGTIDIEAALTQGVKRFEPGLLARANRGFLYIDEVNLLDDHLVDVLLDVAASGWNVVEREGISVRHSARFVLVGSGNPEEGELRPQLLDRFGLHARITTITDITQRMEIVRRRRAFDTDPRAFVAAWEPQQMALRRRIVAAQKHVADVVMPDDALMFAAELCMRLGVDGHRGELTLARASCALAALEGRRRATRDDVKRIAVPALRHRLRRDPLETTDAGERIERALAELETRT, from the coding sequence ATGGCGATTGCAACTCAGGCAGCCCGGGCGCACAGCGCGAGCCGCAACGGCGCCGGCGCGCATCCGACGGCGGTGAACTATCCGTTCACGGCCATCGTCGGCCAGGAGGAGATGAAACTGTGCCTGCTGTTGAACGTGATTGACCCGCGCATCGGCGGCGTGATGATCATGGGCCATCGCGGCACCGGCAAGAGCACCGCCGTGCGCGCCCTGGCCGACGTGCTGCCGAGGATCACGCGCGTCAAGGGTGACCCGTTCAACCGCACACCGGAGGAAGTCGCGCGCGATGCGCTGCCCATCGCGGGCGCAGCCGAACGCAATGGCGCGTCTCCCGCCTCGCGTCAGCCCCGCGACTCGAGGCTCAGAACCGAGCGCATCCCCGTTCCCGTCGTTGACCTGCCCCTGGGCGCGACCGAGGATCGCGTCTGCGGCACGATTGACATCGAGGCCGCCTTGACCCAGGGGGTCAAGCGATTCGAGCCGGGGCTGCTGGCGCGGGCCAACCGCGGCTTCCTCTACATTGATGAAGTCAACCTGCTCGACGATCACCTCGTGGATGTGCTGCTCGACGTGGCGGCCAGCGGCTGGAACGTCGTCGAGCGCGAAGGCATCAGCGTGCGCCACTCGGCGCGCTTCGTGCTGGTCGGCTCCGGCAACCCGGAGGAAGGCGAACTGCGCCCACAGTTGCTCGACCGTTTCGGCCTGCACGCGCGCATCACCACGATTACCGACATCACGCAGCGCATGGAGATCGTGCGCCGCCGGCGCGCCTTCGACACCGATCCGCGCGCCTTCGTCGCTGCGTGGGAGCCGCAACAGATGGCGCTGCGCCGGCGCATCGTCGCTGCGCAGAAGCACGTCGCCGACGTAGTGATGCCGGACGATGCGCTGATGTTTGCTGCCGAGCTGTGCATGCGCCTGGGCGTTGACGGCCACCGCGGCGAGTTGACGCTGGCGCGGGCTTCGTGCGCCTTAGCCGCTCTCGAAGGCCGCCGGCGCGCCACGCGCGACGACGTCAAGCGCATTGCTGTACCCGCGTTGCGCCATCGCCTGCGCCGCGACCCGCTGGAAACCACCGACGCCGGCGAACGCATCGAACGCGCGCTGGCCGAACTAGAGACGCGAACGTAA
- a CDS encoding LacI family transcriptional regulator: MKDKATVTIKDVAQHAGVSTATVSRVLSNSGPVSVEVRERVAQAIQALGYRPSRMARSFRAQRSKFIGLIISDVENPFYTSLVRAVEDVAYAHDYSLLLCNSDEDSDKERAYIQFMADERVAGVIGSPASEAHTSFAALFDAGIPVVSVDRRSMLTPVDTVLLDNVTAARELTQHLIAHGHRRIGAILPNTSITSGRERLAGFLQAMKEAGLAPDLNLIREGKGIEAFGVQAAHALLDLPDRPTALFTGNNLITLGALKAIQERRLRIPDDIAVAGHDEMPWMSLLAPGITVAAQPIHEMGRLAMQMLLERIAGDRQPLREVKLAPRLIIRGSVATPAFV; encoded by the coding sequence ATGAAGGATAAGGCCACGGTCACGATCAAGGATGTTGCCCAGCATGCCGGCGTCTCAACGGCGACGGTCTCGCGCGTGCTGTCCAACAGTGGCCCGGTCAGCGTCGAGGTGCGTGAGCGCGTCGCGCAGGCGATCCAGGCACTGGGCTACCGTCCCAGCCGCATGGCGCGCAGCTTCCGCGCCCAGCGCAGCAAGTTCATCGGCCTGATCATTTCCGACGTCGAAAACCCCTTCTACACCAGCCTGGTGCGCGCCGTGGAGGACGTGGCCTACGCCCACGACTACAGCCTGCTGCTGTGCAACTCGGACGAAGACTCGGACAAGGAGCGGGCATACATCCAGTTCATGGCCGACGAGCGCGTCGCCGGCGTGATCGGCTCGCCGGCTTCGGAGGCCCACACCTCCTTCGCCGCCCTGTTCGACGCCGGCATCCCGGTCGTGTCGGTGGATCGTCGCTCGATGCTCACGCCGGTGGACACGGTGTTGCTGGATAACGTGACCGCAGCGCGCGAACTGACCCAACACCTGATCGCGCACGGCCACCGGCGCATCGGCGCCATCCTGCCCAACACCAGCATCACGTCCGGCCGCGAGCGGCTGGCCGGCTTCCTGCAAGCGATGAAGGAAGCCGGCCTCGCGCCCGATCTAAACCTCATCCGCGAGGGCAAGGGCATCGAGGCGTTCGGCGTGCAGGCTGCTCACGCCTTGCTCGACCTGCCCGACCGGCCGACGGCGCTCTTCACCGGCAACAACCTGATCACGCTGGGCGCGCTGAAGGCGATCCAGGAGCGCCGCCTGCGCATCCCGGACGACATCGCCGTGGCCGGCCACGACGAAATGCCGTGGATGTCGTTATTGGCGCCGGGCATCACCGTCGCCGCACAGCCGATCCACGAGATGGGCCGGCTGGCGATGCAGATGCTGCTTGAGCGCATTGCGGGCGACCGCCAGCCGCTTCGCGAAGTGAAGCTGGCGCCGCGGCTGATCATCCGCGGTTCGGTTGCGACGCCGGCATTCGTCTGA
- the ycf39 gene encoding epimerase: MRADMANELVLVVGASGRTGRRVVKALRRHGFHVRAMIRDALKRDLVEGDGVEVFVGDVTREEDVRKALDGVTYVVSALGSKGMTDAAHIELIEYTTIAELAQLAQEAGVHHFVLCSSMGVEIPDMIPPLAPILRQKRRGELALEGSGVPFTIVRPGGLTDEPGGGGVAIARTLHGFGMISRDDVAEVMVQALLQPEAKNKIVEIVNAPDAGPADRPDLFADVA; encoded by the coding sequence ATGCGCGCCGATATGGCAAACGAACTGGTGTTAGTGGTCGGCGCGTCGGGCCGCACCGGCCGGCGCGTGGTGAAGGCACTGCGCCGGCATGGCTTCCACGTGCGCGCGATGATTCGCGATGCATTGAAGCGTGATCTGGTCGAGGGCGACGGCGTAGAGGTGTTCGTAGGTGATGTGACCCGCGAAGAAGATGTGCGCAAGGCGCTGGACGGCGTGACCTACGTGGTGAGCGCACTGGGCAGCAAGGGCATGACCGATGCTGCGCACATCGAGCTAATCGAATACACGACGATCGCCGAGCTGGCGCAACTGGCGCAGGAAGCCGGCGTGCACCACTTTGTATTGTGCTCCTCGATGGGTGTGGAGATCCCCGATATGATCCCACCGCTCGCGCCGATTTTGCGCCAGAAGCGGCGCGGCGAGCTGGCGCTGGAGGGCAGCGGTGTGCCGTTCACCATCGTGCGGCCGGGTGGGTTGACCGACGAGCCGGGTGGGGGCGGCGTGGCCATCGCGCGGACACTACACGGCTTCGGCATGATCTCGCGCGACGATGTGGCCGAAGTCATGGTGCAGGCGCTGTTGCAGCCCGAGGCGAAGAACAAGATCGTCGAGATCGTCAACGCGCCCGACGCCGGTCCGGCGGATCGGCCCGACCTGTTTGCCGATGTAGCGTAG
- the fabG gene encoding beta-ketoacyl-ACP reductase: MTDTRWMRFKDQVAVITGGAQGLGEAFARRFAGEGARVVIIDLQCEKCEQLAARLGRTYNVETLAISANVADHDAMQQAVSDICDAFGRVDVWVNNAGIYRGTPLEQLDMDEWNLMLEVNYTGVFVCTKAVAPRMKQQRYGRIINMSSIAGRTGFKNSVAYCSNKAAVIGLTRATAMDLAPFGVTVNAVCPGSILTDMLRTVDAEICRNEGWPIGTHIARKAEQIPMGRLGTPEEVASVVAFLASTDASYVTGQSIEVDGGEIVV; this comes from the coding sequence ATGACCGACACACGATGGATGCGCTTCAAGGATCAAGTCGCGGTGATCACCGGCGGCGCGCAGGGGCTGGGCGAAGCGTTTGCGCGGCGCTTCGCCGGCGAGGGCGCCCGGGTGGTTATCATTGACCTGCAGTGTGAGAAATGCGAACAGCTTGCGGCGCGGCTTGGACGCACCTACAACGTGGAAACGCTGGCAATCAGCGCGAACGTGGCCGACCATGACGCGATGCAGCAAGCCGTATCCGACATCTGCGATGCGTTCGGCCGCGTGGATGTCTGGGTGAATAACGCCGGCATCTACCGCGGCACGCCACTTGAACAACTCGACATGGACGAATGGAACTTGATGCTCGAGGTGAACTATACCGGCGTCTTCGTATGCACGAAGGCCGTTGCGCCGCGGATGAAGCAACAACGCTACGGCCGCATCATCAATATGAGCAGCATCGCCGGGCGCACCGGCTTCAAAAACAGCGTGGCCTACTGCAGCAACAAGGCCGCGGTGATCGGCCTGACCCGTGCAACGGCGATGGACTTGGCGCCGTTCGGCGTGACGGTGAATGCGGTGTGTCCGGGCTCCATCCTCACCGACATGCTGCGCACAGTGGATGCCGAAATCTGCCGCAACGAAGGCTGGCCGATTGGCACACACATCGCCCGCAAGGCCGAGCAAATCCCCATGGGCCGGCTGGGCACACCGGAAGAGGTGGCCAGCGTGGTTGCCTTCCTCGCTTCGACCGACGCCAGCTACGTCACCGGCCAGTCCATCGAGGTGGACGGCGGCGAGATCGTCGTTTGA
- a CDS encoding MFS transporter, translated as MSSSLVRPFKATRSRTEGSADRLPMLAIARLTLPKLGVAYLFTMLLSVFNRVMINELGIAAAVIGGLYFAYRLMNIFQVSAGRYADRRAFFGLRRTPVMFFGLMLSAISLVPLPLFAVRYAEGETIYLLFMLLSLLGFGFGFAANGDAHNTLIAEMTEGKRNRPAVVATVWLFQIVFIVITGIASSIILQIADTQAGAPPGCTTDACAAIRSQVAVQMMPKFFLAGPVVSLIGLLSLIGLERRLSPDELAIAEQRPPLRMGEAYARIFTNPQARVFFFFIVVSIFALFVQDSILEPFGADVFKLAPRQTAQFQPIMGMGTIIAMLVMGIVASKWPIPKRRIADWGLVVSGIGFALLFASAMAHVLPVMYAGIAILGIGMGVFNVGALSMMMDMTVPGETGSLMGAWGMAQALSNGFAQFAGGAMRDIGIQATGNYATSYGFIFVVAIAMCFIAMNLMARVNVEQFRKLTREQMALTMEAA; from the coding sequence ATGTCATCATCGCTCGTTCGACCGTTCAAAGCGACGCGCAGCCGGACAGAGGGTTCGGCAGACCGGCTGCCCATGTTGGCCATCGCGCGTTTGACGCTGCCCAAGCTCGGCGTGGCCTATCTGTTCACCATGCTGCTCAGCGTGTTCAACCGCGTGATGATCAACGAGTTAGGGATCGCCGCTGCCGTGATCGGCGGCCTCTACTTCGCCTATCGCCTGATGAACATCTTTCAGGTGTCGGCCGGCCGCTACGCCGACCGGCGCGCCTTCTTCGGCCTGCGCCGCACGCCGGTCATGTTCTTCGGGCTGATGCTCTCGGCGATCTCGCTGGTGCCGCTGCCGCTCTTTGCGGTGCGCTATGCGGAGGGCGAGACGATCTATCTGCTGTTCATGCTGCTGAGCTTGTTGGGCTTCGGCTTCGGCTTCGCGGCCAACGGCGACGCGCACAACACGCTGATCGCCGAGATGACCGAGGGCAAGCGGAACCGACCGGCCGTGGTCGCCACCGTCTGGCTATTCCAGATAGTGTTCATCGTGATCACCGGCATCGCCAGCTCGATCATCCTGCAAATCGCCGACACCCAGGCAGGCGCGCCGCCCGGCTGCACCACCGACGCCTGCGCCGCCATCCGCAGCCAGGTGGCCGTGCAGATGATGCCGAAGTTCTTCTTGGCCGGGCCGGTCGTCTCGCTGATCGGTTTGCTTTCGTTGATCGGGCTGGAGCGACGGCTGTCGCCGGATGAGCTGGCCATCGCCGAGCAACGCCCGCCGTTGCGGATGGGCGAGGCGTATGCCCGCATCTTCACCAACCCGCAGGCGCGCGTGTTCTTCTTCTTCATCGTGGTCTCGATCTTCGCCTTGTTCGTGCAGGACAGCATCCTCGAACCGTTCGGGGCCGACGTGTTCAAGCTCGCGCCGCGCCAGACGGCCCAGTTCCAGCCGATCATGGGCATGGGCACGATCATCGCCATGCTGGTGATGGGCATCGTGGCCAGCAAGTGGCCCATCCCCAAGCGTCGCATCGCCGACTGGGGCCTGGTTGTGTCCGGCATCGGCTTCGCGCTGCTGTTCGCCTCGGCGATGGCGCATGTGCTGCCGGTGATGTATGCCGGCATCGCCATCCTCGGCATCGGCATGGGCGTGTTCAACGTCGGTGCGCTCTCGATGATGATGGATATGACGGTGCCCGGCGAGACCGGCTCGCTGATGGGCGCGTGGGGCATGGCGCAGGCGCTCTCCAACGGCTTCGCCCAATTCGCCGGCGGTGCGATGCGCGACATCGGCATCCAAGCCACCGGCAATTACGCCACGTCCTATGGCTTCATCTTCGTCGTAGCGATTGCCATGTGCTTCATCGCCATGAATCTGATGGCGCGGGTGAACGTGGAGCAGTTCCGCAAACTCACCCGCGAGCAGATGGCGCTGACGATGGAGGCAGCCTGA